ATATCTTATCTGAACCAGATTTAGAAGATACTATATTTTGGCGCTTGGAAAAATTTGGCTGTCGTGGTACAGCAGTAGAAATTAAGGGCAATGTCTCCTTTGTCAAGGCTTATTTACCCAGCTTTAAAACACAATTACTAGATTTGGCTGCTTTAACACTGTGGCTGCGTCAAGATGCAATGTGTGTAGGACTCCCTTTGCCTATCCTCAGTTGGGGTTTAATTGACGAAGAAGACTGGTCTAGTAGCTGGAAACAACATTGGCAACCAGAAGAAATAGGCGATCGCTTTCTGATTAACCCTGCTTGGCTACCTTTACCTGAATCCTTAGACCGATTAGTAATCCGTCTTGATCCAGGAGTAGCCTTTGGTACAGGTAATCATGCCACCACTCAATTATGTTTAGAAGCCCTAGAAATGCGATTCGCTGAAGTTCCCCAATCCTTCCTTGATAGTCCAAAAAAGGGAGAACCCTTAATCATTGCCGATATTGGTTGTGGTTCAGGTATTCTAGGCGTTGGGGCAATATTATTAGGAGCAGGTAAAGTCTATGCCGTTGATAACGATCCTGTAGCAGTAAGATCTACCTTTAGTAATCGCGCTCTTAATGATATCCGTCCAGAATCTTTAATCCCTATTGAAGGTAGTGTGGACATGATCCGGAAAACAATTAATCAGCCAGTAGACGGTATTGTTTGTAACATTTTAGCAGATGTAATTATTGAACTACTCCCAGAAATGACCGCAATTACCAAACCTACTACTTGGGGGATATTTAGTGGTATTTTACTAGAACAATCCAAAGCCGTAGCTGATGCTTTAGAACAAAATGGTTGGATAGTAGCTACTCTCTGGAAAAAGAAAGAATGGTGTTGTTTAAATGCCCGTCGTTCTTAATCATTTTCAAAACATTTATCTCCATTTGAATAATAAGTATATAAGAAGCAGAAAATACCCATTTAATCCATGAATAAACAACTACAAGAATACAATCCCAGTGGTGTAGCCCAAATCAATGGTAATTTCCTCGGATTACCTGATGATTACGATTCTGCTAATTTAATTATTATCCCTATCCCTTGGGAAGTAACCGTTTCCTATCGTGCAGGAACAGCCAAAGGACCACAGCGAATTTTAGATGGTTCACTGCAAATAGATTTATTTGATTTTGATCATCCTGATGGTTGGAAACAGGGAATATTTATGCTAGAAATTCCCCAGGAAATGATCGAAAAAAATAACCATTATCGTCAACAAGCAGCTAAAATAATTGCCCGTCAAGCTGAGGGTAAATCATTAACAGATGAACCAGATTTAACTCATATTCTCGCAGCCATTAACCAGGCTGGAGAGCAGGTAAATCAATGGTTATTTACCCAGTCACAAGTAGCAATGAATCAAGGTAAGAAAGTTGCTGTCATTGGTGGTGATCACAGTTCACCATTAGGGTACTTTCAAGCTTTAGCTCATCAATATGATGACTGGGGAATTTTACATATTGATGCCCATGCAGATTTAAGAAATGCCTATGAGGAATTTGAGTTTTCCCATGCTTCTATTATGTTCAATGCCATAAAAATACCGCAAATTTCTAAATTAGTCCAAGTAGGTGTGCGGGATATTTGTCATGATGAAGTGCAAATAATTAATCAATCGAATGAACGCATCATTGGTTATTATGATTCAGCAATTAAACAACAATTATACTCTGGTAAAACTTGGTTGAATTTATGTCAA
The window above is part of the Dolichospermum sp. DET69 genome. Proteins encoded here:
- a CDS encoding 50S ribosomal protein L11 methyltransferase, giving the protein MANTWWELNILSEPDLEDTIFWRLEKFGCRGTAVEIKGNVSFVKAYLPSFKTQLLDLAALTLWLRQDAMCVGLPLPILSWGLIDEEDWSSSWKQHWQPEEIGDRFLINPAWLPLPESLDRLVIRLDPGVAFGTGNHATTQLCLEALEMRFAEVPQSFLDSPKKGEPLIIADIGCGSGILGVGAILLGAGKVYAVDNDPVAVRSTFSNRALNDIRPESLIPIEGSVDMIRKTINQPVDGIVCNILADVIIELLPEMTAITKPTTWGIFSGILLEQSKAVADALEQNGWIVATLWKKKEWCCLNARRS
- a CDS encoding agmatinase family protein, which translates into the protein MNKQLQEYNPSGVAQINGNFLGLPDDYDSANLIIIPIPWEVTVSYRAGTAKGPQRILDGSLQIDLFDFDHPDGWKQGIFMLEIPQEMIEKNNHYRQQAAKIIARQAEGKSLTDEPDLTHILAAINQAGEQVNQWLFTQSQVAMNQGKKVAVIGGDHSSPLGYFQALAHQYDDWGILHIDAHADLRNAYEEFEFSHASIMFNAIKIPQISKLVQVGVRDICHDEVQIINQSNERIIGYYDSAIKQQLYSGKTWLNLCQEIISHLPEKVYISFDIDGLDPKLCPNTGTPVPGGLELEQVYGLFRELVNSGREIIGFDVCEVGDGEWDGNVGARIVYKLANLLNLSQK